The following are from one region of the Paracoccus sp. S3-43 genome:
- a CDS encoding 3-deoxy-7-phosphoheptulonate synthase class II, whose amino-acid sequence MTQENRKTVATQTWDKAGWRAYPRVQMPDYTDPAALQAAEAQLRRYPPLVFAGEARRLKAQLALAAEGRAFLLQGGDCAESFAEFSADNIRDTFKLLLQMAVVLTWGAQMPVIKVGRMAGQFAKPRSAPTEIVDGVELPSYRGDIINGFDFTAEARIPDPQRMLAAYTQAAASLNLLRAFSTGGFADMHRVQSWIADFVGGPEAAKYRDIAGRIGDAMAFMQAAGVNSDTAHQLSKVDFYTSHEALLLEYEEALARVDSTTGLPVAGSGHMIWIGDRTRQVDGAHVEFCRGVQNPIGLKCGPTTTADDLKALMARLNPENEAGRLTLIARFGAGKVGDHLPRLIQTVQSEGANVVWSCDPMHGNVIKSSTGYKTRAFDSILREVREFFAVHKAEGTIPGGVHFEMTGKDVTECTGGVRAVTDEDLSDRYHTACDPRLNASQSLELAFLVAEELRDRREAAVQARPDAVAV is encoded by the coding sequence ATGACGCAGGAGAACCGCAAGACCGTTGCCACCCAGACCTGGGACAAGGCCGGCTGGCGCGCCTATCCCCGCGTCCAGATGCCGGACTATACCGACCCCGCCGCGTTGCAGGCGGCCGAGGCGCAGCTGCGCCGCTATCCGCCGCTGGTCTTCGCCGGAGAGGCGCGGCGCCTGAAGGCCCAGCTTGCCCTGGCGGCGGAAGGCCGGGCCTTCCTGCTGCAAGGCGGCGACTGCGCCGAAAGCTTTGCCGAATTCAGCGCCGACAATATCCGCGACACCTTCAAGCTGCTGTTGCAGATGGCGGTCGTGCTGACCTGGGGCGCGCAGATGCCGGTCATCAAGGTCGGCCGGATGGCGGGCCAGTTCGCCAAGCCCCGCAGCGCCCCGACCGAGATCGTCGATGGCGTGGAACTGCCCAGCTATCGCGGCGACATCATCAACGGCTTCGATTTCACGGCCGAGGCGCGGATCCCCGATCCGCAGCGGATGCTGGCGGCCTATACCCAGGCGGCGGCCTCGCTGAACCTGCTGCGGGCATTCTCGACCGGCGGTTTCGCGGACATGCACCGCGTGCAAAGCTGGATCGCCGATTTCGTCGGCGGGCCCGAGGCCGCGAAATACCGCGACATCGCGGGCCGGATCGGCGACGCGATGGCCTTCATGCAGGCCGCCGGGGTCAATTCCGACACCGCGCATCAGCTGTCCAAGGTCGATTTCTATACCAGCCACGAGGCGCTGCTGCTGGAATACGAAGAAGCCTTGGCCCGCGTCGATTCGACCACCGGCCTGCCGGTAGCGGGGTCGGGCCACATGATCTGGATCGGCGACCGCACCCGCCAGGTCGATGGCGCACATGTCGAATTCTGCCGGGGCGTGCAGAACCCCATCGGGCTGAAATGCGGCCCGACGACCACGGCGGACGACCTGAAGGCGCTGATGGCCAGGCTCAACCCGGAAAACGAGGCGGGGCGGCTGACGCTGATCGCGCGCTTCGGGGCGGGCAAGGTGGGCGACCACCTGCCGCGCCTGATCCAGACGGTGCAGTCCGAGGGCGCGAACGTCGTCTGGTCCTGCGACCCGATGCACGGCAACGTCATCAAGTCCTCGACCGGCTACAAGACGCGGGCCTTCGATTCGATCCTGCGCGAGGTGCGCGAGTTCTTCGCCGTCCACAAGGCCGAGGGCACGATCCCCGGCGGCGTGCATTTCGAGATGACCGGCAAGGACGTGACCGAATGCACCGGCGGCGTCCGCGCCGTCACGGACGAGGATCTGTCGGATCGCTATCACACCGCCTGCGACCCGCGCCTGAATGCCAGCCAGTCCCTGGAACTGGCCTTCCTGGTGGCCGAGGAACTGCGCGACCGCCGCGAAGCCGCGGTCCAGGCCCGGCCCGACGCCGTGGCCGTCTGA
- a CDS encoding GlxA family transcriptional regulator yields MPSEKPRRFTFLLLDRFTMLPFTAAVEPLRLANRAAGRELYAWRLVGTGKDWATCSNGAKVALDAGLDDMTAERDDVIIVCGGTEIAREATRPVLTWLRKQARGGATMGAVCTGAWILAEAGLLDGRKATIHWENHDGFAEAFPQVDLYRSVFVNDGNRLTAAGGTSSIDMMLHLIAEAHGEALATEVADQMLHTTIRTNQDRQRLSIPTRIGIRHPKLAAVIARMEGNLEDPISPAQLAADAGMSTRQLERLFRRYLNRSPKRYYMETRLARARNLLMQTDMSIIEVALASGFSSPSHFSKCYRALYGGTPYRERGTGAAPQA; encoded by the coding sequence ATGCCATCCGAAAAGCCCCGCCGGTTCACCTTCCTTCTGCTGGACCGCTTCACCATGCTGCCCTTTACCGCCGCGGTCGAGCCGCTGCGGCTGGCCAACCGCGCCGCCGGGCGTGAACTTTATGCCTGGCGCCTGGTCGGGACGGGCAAGGACTGGGCCACCTGCTCCAACGGCGCCAAGGTGGCGCTGGACGCGGGGCTGGACGACATGACTGCCGAACGCGACGACGTGATCATCGTCTGCGGCGGCACCGAGATCGCGCGCGAGGCGACCCGGCCCGTGCTGACCTGGCTGCGCAAGCAGGCGCGCGGCGGGGCGACGATGGGCGCGGTCTGCACCGGCGCCTGGATCCTGGCCGAGGCGGGGCTGCTGGACGGGCGCAAGGCCACGATCCACTGGGAAAACCACGACGGCTTCGCCGAGGCCTTTCCGCAGGTCGACCTGTATCGGTCGGTCTTCGTCAACGACGGCAACCGGCTGACGGCGGCGGGGGGCACGTCCTCGATCGACATGATGCTGCACCTGATCGCCGAGGCGCATGGCGAGGCCCTGGCGACCGAGGTCGCGGACCAGATGCTGCACACCACGATCCGCACCAATCAGGACCGGCAGCGGCTGTCGATCCCCACCCGGATCGGCATCCGCCACCCCAAGCTGGCCGCCGTCATCGCGCGGATGGAGGGGAACCTGGAAGACCCGATCAGCCCCGCCCAGCTTGCGGCGGACGCGGGCATGTCCACGCGCCAGCTGGAACGGCTGTTCCGCCGCTACCTGAACCGCAGCCCCAAGCGATATTACATGGAAACGCGCCTCGCCCGCGCCCGCAACCTGCTGATGCAGACCGACATGTCGATCATCGAGGTCGCCCTCGCCTCGGGCTTTTCCAGTCCCTCGCATTTTTCCAAATGCTACCGGGCGCTGTATGGCGGCACCCCTTACCGCGAACGCGGGACCGGGGCCGCGCCGCAGGCATGA
- a CDS encoding F0F1 ATP synthase subunit epsilon gives MADTMQFDLVSPERSLVSVPVREVRLPGTDGDLTAMPGHAPTIVTLRPGLVTAIGADGSQTEFAVTGGFVEIGPDSVSLLAERGHPREEMTQAVFNEMMTEALRTRRNLESKRDSVGDDVVTAAVKLLADMEALGTHIGLDPNQTTVPD, from the coding sequence ATGGCCGATACCATGCAGTTCGACCTCGTGTCGCCGGAACGGAGCCTTGTCTCGGTCCCGGTGCGCGAGGTGCGCCTGCCGGGCACGGACGGCGACCTGACCGCCATGCCCGGCCATGCGCCCACCATCGTCACGCTGCGGCCGGGTCTGGTCACGGCGATCGGCGCCGACGGATCGCAGACGGAATTCGCCGTGACCGGCGGCTTTGTCGAGATCGGTCCCGATTCGGTCAGCCTGCTGGCCGAACGCGGCCATCCGCGCGAGGAAATGACCCAAGCCGTCTTCAACGAGATGATGACCGAGGCGCTTCGCACCCGCCGCAATCTTGAAAGCAAGCGCGACTCGGTGGGCGATGATGTCGTGACCGCCGCCGTCAAGCTGCTGGCGGATATGGAGGCCCTGGGCACCCATATCGGCTTGGATCCGAATCAAACGACCGTGCCCGATTGA
- the atpD gene encoding F0F1 ATP synthase subunit beta, translated as MANPTGRITQVIGAVVDVQFGSHLPAILNALETHNNGKKLILEVAQHLGENTVRTIAMDSTEGLVRGEPVSDTGGPITVPVGDVTLGRILNVVGEPVDEGEPLNVSERRAIHQPAPEFAQQATSSEILVTGIKVIDLLAPYSKGGKIGLFGGAGVGKTVLIMELINNIAKVHSGYSVFAGVGERTREGNDLYHEMVESGVIKPDNLAESQVALVYGQMNEPPGARMRVALTGLTVAEQFRDATGTDVLFFVDNIFRFTQAGSEVSALLGRIPSAVGYQPTLATDMGAMQERITSTKNGSITSIQAVYVPADDLTDPAPATTFAHLDATTVLSRAISELGIYPAVDPLDSNSRILDPAVVGEEHYQVARDVQGILQKYKSLQDIIAILGMDELSEEDKLTVARARKIQRFLSQPFDVAKVFTGSDGVQVPLEKTIASFKAVVAGEYDHLPESAFYMVGDIEDVKAKAQRLAAEAA; from the coding sequence ATGGCCAATCCCACTGGCAGAATCACGCAGGTGATCGGCGCCGTCGTCGACGTGCAGTTCGGCAGCCACCTGCCGGCGATTCTGAACGCGCTGGAAACGCATAACAACGGCAAGAAGCTGATCCTGGAAGTGGCGCAGCATCTGGGCGAGAACACCGTCCGCACCATCGCCATGGATTCGACCGAAGGTCTGGTCCGCGGCGAGCCGGTCAGCGACACCGGCGGTCCGATCACCGTGCCGGTCGGCGACGTGACGCTGGGCCGCATCCTGAACGTCGTGGGCGAGCCGGTCGACGAAGGCGAGCCCCTGAACGTCAGCGAGCGCCGGGCGATCCACCAGCCCGCCCCGGAATTCGCGCAGCAGGCGACCAGTTCGGAAATCCTGGTCACCGGCATCAAGGTCATCGACCTGCTGGCCCCCTATTCCAAGGGCGGCAAGATCGGCCTGTTCGGCGGCGCCGGGGTGGGCAAGACGGTTCTGATCATGGAACTGATCAACAACATCGCCAAGGTGCATTCGGGCTATTCGGTGTTCGCGGGCGTCGGCGAACGCACCCGCGAAGGCAACGACCTGTATCACGAGATGGTGGAATCGGGTGTCATCAAGCCCGACAACCTGGCGGAGTCGCAAGTGGCCCTGGTTTACGGCCAGATGAACGAGCCTCCGGGGGCGCGGATGCGCGTGGCGCTGACCGGCCTGACCGTGGCGGAACAGTTCCGCGACGCCACCGGCACCGACGTTCTGTTCTTCGTGGACAACATCTTCCGCTTCACCCAGGCGGGTTCGGAAGTGTCGGCTCTGCTGGGCCGGATCCCGTCCGCCGTGGGCTATCAGCCTACGCTGGCCACCGATATGGGCGCGATGCAGGAACGCATCACCTCGACCAAGAACGGCTCGATCACCTCGATCCAGGCCGTCTATGTTCCGGCCGACGACCTGACCGACCCGGCGCCCGCCACGACCTTCGCCCACCTGGACGCCACGACCGTGCTGTCGCGCGCGATCTCGGAACTGGGCATCTATCCGGCCGTGGACCCGCTGGATTCGAACAGCCGGATCCTCGACCCGGCTGTCGTGGGCGAGGAACACTATCAGGTTGCCCGCGACGTTCAGGGGATCCTGCAAAAATACAAGTCGCTCCAGGACATCATCGCCATCCTCGGCATGGACGAACTGTCCGAGGAGGACAAGCTAACCGTGGCCCGCGCCCGCAAGATCCAGCGTTTCCTGTCGCAGCCCTTCGACGTGGCGAAGGTGTTCACCGGGTCCGACGGCGTTCAGGTGCCGCTGGAGAAAACCATCGCGTCGTTCAAGGCCGTGGTTGCCGGTGAATACGACCACCTGCCGGAATCGGCCTTCTACATGGTCGGCGACATCGAGGACGTGAAGGCCAAGGCCCAGCGTCTCGCGGCAGAAGCCGCGTAA
- a CDS encoding DUF6232 family protein yields the protein MVSLPYKQHGVSIDKTLGRGNGETIQIATITSIHLSTSYAMWWMPGLAAGVAAFGSLAGGGGGILFVALAAAAVLCFWLAGRFRKYNVVVTTASGEHKVFAETRDAAPAQEIRSALEMAISERG from the coding sequence ATGGTTTCGCTGCCCTACAAGCAACACGGTGTGTCCATCGACAAGACGCTTGGACGTGGGAACGGCGAGACCATTCAGATCGCGACGATCACGTCGATCCACCTCAGCACCAGTTATGCGATGTGGTGGATGCCCGGTTTGGCCGCTGGTGTGGCGGCGTTCGGTTCGCTGGCGGGCGGCGGAGGGGGCATTCTCTTCGTCGCGCTGGCTGCTGCGGCCGTGCTGTGCTTCTGGTTGGCGGGGCGATTCAGAAAATACAACGTCGTCGTGACGACTGCCTCGGGCGAACATAAGGTATTTGCCGAGACGCGGGATGCGGCACCGGCTCAGGAAATCAGATCTGCTCTCGAGATGGCGATCTCGGAGCGTGGATAA